The Methanolobus sp. WCC4 genome includes the window TTCTCATCCTCGATCGGTTCACTTCCGCCGGATGTTATGCTCACGGGCTGTGCCGAACCTATGATAGTGTAAGGTGCCATAGCGGCAACGTCAGTACTTATGAGAATGAGGGTACCTGCAGACCATGCTTTTGTGCTTTCGGGATAGACATAACCTATCACCGGAACATCGGTAGCTGCGATCTGCTCAATTATGTCGATTGTTTCATCCAGATTCCCGCCCGGAGTATTGAGCGTGATCACAAGGGCTTCGTAGTCATCATTCTCAGCGAAGGCTATGGCATCGGCTACCATATCATCCGTTACCGGGGTGATGGAATCCGATATCTCGAGCACCAGTACCTTCTGCTCTCCGGCAGCACATGCTATTCCTGTGAACTGGGAAAGAAGAAGAATAAAAAAAAGAAAAGTGCTCAGGTATGACCGGCACTTATTGACCATGATCCCACCTTTCACTCTTTCTTAGCGAAGGCCTTGGACATTGCAGCGATCTCTGCTATGTCACTGGAGTTCGACACAACGATCAGATTCCTTTCCCTTGCAATCTCGGCATAGGTCTGCAATTCCCTGAGCTTCAGACTGATAGGCATCTCCTGATACAACTGAGCTGCCTGCTTCATCTTCTCAGCAGCCAGATATTCACCCTCGGAAAGGATGATACGGGAACGCTTTTCACGCTCTGCCTCTGCCTGCTTTGCGATCGCACGCAGCATTGTCTCATCGATGCTGACATCCCTCAGGGTGACACCTGTAACCTTGATACCCCACGGATCGGTGGAAATATCAAGCTGCTCCTGGATGTTCCTGTTCACGTTCTCCCTGTCGGAAAGTACATCATCCAGCTCAAGCTGACCGATCACATCACGAAGTGTCGTCTGTGAGAGCATTGCGGTTGCGTACTTGAAGTTCTCGACCTCGTTGACCGCCTTGGAAGGTTCGATGACCTGGTAATAGATAACAGCATCAACCGCTACCGTTACATTATCCTTTGTGATGACAGCCTGCTTGGGCACATCGATCGTGACGACACGCAGGTCGATCTTAACAACAGTATCGATGATCGGGATGATAAGGAAAAGGCCCGGACCTTTTATCCCGCTCAGTCTTCCCAGACGGAAGATAACTACACGTTCATATTCATTCACTATCTTGATAGCTTTTGACAGTATGAAAACTGCTACAATAGCTAAAGGTATAATAATATCTATAAATGCGATATGACCACTCTCCTGAAGAAACTTGATACTATATTATATAAATGATACTTCTTAAAAATATACCGGTGACTCGCATAAAGAAAGCTCTGAAGAAGACGAGATAATCAGGAACGAAAAAGAATTACTTTATAGAAGGCTGGGTCTGAAGTACTTGTTTGAGGGGATGTACACGAAAGCATGAAAGCAGTTGTTATTACTTGAATAACATTTCAGACCCAACAAAATATAGAACTCATTTATTGTTTATTAATGTGATTGATTTTGATGTTAATAATTTCA containing:
- a CDS encoding slipin family protein, giving the protein MAFIDIIIPLAIVAVFILSKAIKIVNEYERVVIFRLGRLSGIKGPGLFLIIPIIDTVVKIDLRVVTIDVPKQAVITKDNVTVAVDAVIYYQVIEPSKAVNEVENFKYATAMLSQTTLRDVIGQLELDDVLSDRENVNRNIQEQLDISTDPWGIKVTGVTLRDVSIDETMLRAIAKQAEAEREKRSRIILSEGEYLAAEKMKQAAQLYQEMPISLKLRELQTYAEIARERNLIVVSNSSDIAEIAAMSKAFAKKE